TTCCAGTAAGAAACGtagcatcaattatcagcataggaCGGAAATACTTGTTGAACCCTGTGATGCAAGcttcaaaagaaataaaaaacctcTCGAACTGTCGGTTTTCAGCATTAAACTCAAATTTAATGACACTTCCGGGATTATGACGCTTGACAGCTTCTTCATACCACAAGAAGTCAGAATACGACTTTATATCATCTCCCCAAATACATTCTTTGCAAAATTTTAGTCCACGATATGCTTGATGGTAGGTGAGGTCAACTTGATACTCTCTGAAAAACAAATCTTGAATGTCCGCAGATGATTTCTGCTTACTTGAAACTCTAATATCGTCTTTTATGATGTTCTTGATAAAAGTCTTCGTCATTCGAAGCTTTGAAGCATCAGAGCACGCCAAACCACAAGAATGCTCCGATATAAAAGTCTTGCACTTAAAATCACGGTTGTTTGGGAATGCCAAAGATGAGTGGAACCTCGACTTACatcctttttcttctttgaaaaGGAAACAAACAGTATAACGCTTCCGACCAGTCTTCAAAGTTTTTACTTTGTACCCACTCTCCACTTGATACTTCATCATGACATCACAGACTTCCTCTTTCTCTCCATCAAACATCTGACCAACACGGGTAAGAATTCCATCCCAAGCATCACACTTTTTTGGTTCTCATATGGATAATTGATTAATTGAAACATCATCAGTCGTGTCTTCAACAAAAGCCAAATTGTCAGTTGAAACACaacttgaagaagatgaagaagaagcaactcatgaagaagaagaagaagaagaaagagtttcgaattgaacattggacttcAAAACTTCTATTCCCTTAGCTTGGCAGTATATAACATGAAAATTCAAATCTAAATCAGACCGAACGATTTGAAGTACCCCATTAACATcagaaagaatgacaaaagaaaCTTTGGAAAGAATACTCCAAGAATGTAACACAACACTTTGCATCTCCTTAAAGGTAGTTGCTTCGGAAATAACATGAGAGATGCTTAAGTTGTAAAAGTTAATCTCTGCGACAACCATATTTACCtgacaaaataaaaaaaaggactTAGTAAATTGCAAAGGATTATAAGATACATGTTAATCTCTGCAACAACAAAGTAGTGTTTGGAGAAAATATTAAAAGCAACCAACCAAAGTTATTTCCACAACCAGAAGCAACTACCACAGGTTGCTTGGAGAAAAAATTGAAAGCAACCAACCCAACTTGTTTCCACAACTAGAAGAAACTACCACAAGTTGTTTTCAGAATTAGAAAAAACTTGGACAAGTTGTCCTAGGATtcaatatgtatttttagtaaCAATGACATTCAATATAAACAGCTTGACAAGCTACATTGCTTGTATTCACTAACATAATGTAATCATGTTGAACTACTACATTATAACCTACAGCATGTCCTAAGATTGAATATGTGATTCAGCATGTCCTGTAGCTTAAAATCTGGTCATGACGCAAATCACTCGGGGCTGCgcccctcgtgagaagtatattcaGGGTAATCAGTGGAAAAAGATGAAGTATACACATTATAAACTACATTGTTGTTAGTGAATATGTGATTCAGCATTTAACATGTTCAACAACTACATTGGAACACCAACAATAcacatcaaaaactaataatatgaCCTAATGTTCAATTTCAGAAACAGTATGACCTGAAACTACATGGGATTTGTTTATTAACAATTTATGAATAATTGTTATCAATTTCATTGTGATTCAAAATGATAATCATAGACTGAAAAACGATTTATTCATTCAAAAGGTACAACAAAATAATTTCACGGTATgaacacaacaaaaaaaaattgtaaattaCATTATTCAGAACAAAAtgttaaaacaaaaaaaagattatagcaaaaaaaaaaaagtaaatcttACCTGTTAACGAGATTGAACTTGAATTATGATAAGAAATCAAAATCGTTGTTTACTGAAGTAGACCTCTGCAATCGATGATTCAATCAAACTCAAATAATGAAAGAAGCTTACTGAAGTAGATCTTCCGACTCAAATAATCGGACTCAAATAATCGATGATGCAATTGAAAAGTGAAGTAAATCTTCAGATTCGATGATTTGGTTTATGCAAACAACTCTGATTTCAGTTGAATTGAACAACAATTATcagaaacttcttcttcaatggagAATAAACCAAATCTTACTCTGAAACTTCTTCACCGATTTCGATTGATTTAAACTAGATTCAAGATTCAATGGAGATTAAACTGCATGTTTATTCAAGATTGATCTCGATTAATTCAATGGAGATTCAATGGAGATTCAGTTCTCATCTCTCTCTGATCTGAGCTCTCTCTGCAACTTCTCTTTCAAAATTTtctctctgaatttttttttaattttcgagAAAACAGAATAAGCGAAAGCTATTTAATCTCCGACATAATAAATGTTGTGGAGGTTAAAACCGGACTTTAAGACGTTGATGGATATTCAGCCCGTTGGAAAGATGCCCCTGAAGGGTGTTCGTGCAAAGCCCATGGATACTAGGGGCATAAATAACATTCCCACTTTTATAAACTAGGCCAGCTAGGCTATTGCCGAGAGAGCCTCATATTGTTAGGGcccaaaattttaatttttttaatcgatttttttttgaagcattctgTAAATAGCGTTTACTGTTTTCCAATTCCATCTAGCTATCTACTTTTGTACACTTTTGCGTATGAACATTAGAACTTAATGGATTAGATTTCTTTCCGGTAAATTCATATAAAATTTGATGAATATCATCACTATGCCACtagaaaaagatcaaattttgatcaaatcCACTTT
This is a stretch of genomic DNA from Papaver somniferum cultivar HN1 chromosome 1, ASM357369v1, whole genome shotgun sequence. It encodes these proteins:
- the LOC113300354 gene encoding uncharacterized protein LOC113300354 — protein: MFDGEKEEVCDVMMKYQVESGYKVKTLKTGRKRYTVCFLFKEEKGCKSRFHSSLAFPNNRDFKCKTFISEHSCGLACSDASKLRMTKTFIKNIIKDDIRVSSKQKSSADIQDLFFREYQVDLTYHQAYRGLKFCKECIWGDDIKSYSDFLWYEEAVKRHNPGSVIKFEFNAENRQFERFFISFEACITGFNKYFRPMLIIDATFLTGKFRGGLMVACGKTGNQEIFPLAFGLVSAENDDNWRWFLENLKGIVDDDRPLTIISDRGTGLLNNVLEVFPNAFHSYCSYHMKGNILVSKGKSRQTTVKLFEQCYTAVTKEQFFKAVSSMHNLKLFSVIEWMKKIPLKNWVAHEF